A stretch of the Mycobacterium shigaense genome encodes the following:
- a CDS encoding RDD family protein, translating into MTGSRPAYPGEALGLPESGPGSLAPMGRRVAALLIDWLIAYGLALLFLGLGVIKIELLSTVILVIWFLLGLLSVRLFGFTPGQLTLGLGVVSVAGGGTAGIGRLAVRGLLLALVVPALFTDWDGRGIHDRATGTAVVRR; encoded by the coding sequence GTGACGGGATCGCGGCCGGCGTATCCGGGCGAGGCGCTGGGCCTGCCCGAAAGCGGGCCCGGATCGCTGGCCCCGATGGGGCGCCGGGTGGCGGCACTGCTGATCGACTGGCTGATCGCTTATGGCCTTGCGCTGCTGTTCCTGGGGCTGGGCGTCATCAAGATCGAGCTGTTGTCGACGGTGATTCTGGTGATCTGGTTTCTGCTCGGCCTGCTGTCCGTGCGGCTGTTCGGCTTTACGCCGGGCCAGTTGACGCTGGGGCTCGGGGTGGTCTCGGTCGCCGGCGGCGGGACAGCCGGGATCGGGCGGTTGGCGGTGCGCGGGCTGCTGCTTGCGCTGGTGGTGCCGGCGCTGTTCACCGACTGGGATGGCCGCGGCATCCACGACCGGGCGACCGGTACGGCGGTCGTGCGACGTTAA
- the glnA gene encoding type I glutamate--ammonia ligase has translation MTDKTPDDVFKLAKDEDVEFVDVRFCDLPGTMQHFTIPVSFFDESVFEDGLAFDGSSIRGFQSIHESDMLLLPDPATAQIDLFTAHKTLNLNFFVHDPFTLEPYSRDPRNIARKAENYLISTGVADTAYFGAEAEFYIFDSVSFDSRTNGSFYEVDAISGWWNTGEPTESDGSLNRGYKVRPKGGYFPVAPVDHYVDLRADMLSNLIKSGFSLEKGHHEVGTGGQAEINYKFNTLLHAADDMQLYKYIVKNTAWQNGKTVTFMPKPLFGDNGSGMHTHQSLWKDGNPLMYDETGYAGLSDTARHYIGGLLHHAPSLLAFTNPTVNSYKRLVPGFEAPINLVYSQRNRSACVRIPITGSNPKAKRLEFRCPDSSGNPYLAFSAMLMAGLDGIKNKIEPQSPVDKDLYELPPEEAANIPQAPTQLSAVIDRLEADHEYLTEGGVFTPDLIETWISWKREFEILPVQVRPHPYEFALYYDV, from the coding sequence GTGACGGATAAGACGCCCGATGACGTCTTCAAACTCGCCAAGGACGAGGACGTTGAATTCGTCGACGTCCGGTTCTGTGACCTGCCAGGCACCATGCAGCACTTCACGATTCCGGTGTCGTTCTTCGATGAGAGCGTTTTCGAGGACGGCCTGGCTTTCGACGGGTCGTCGATTCGCGGCTTCCAGTCGATCCACGAATCAGACATGCTGTTGCTGCCCGACCCTGCGACGGCCCAGATCGACCTCTTCACCGCGCACAAGACGCTGAACCTGAACTTCTTCGTGCATGACCCGTTCACCCTCGAGCCGTACTCCCGCGACCCGCGCAACATCGCGCGCAAGGCGGAGAACTACCTCATCAGCACCGGCGTCGCCGACACCGCGTACTTCGGCGCCGAGGCCGAGTTCTACATCTTCGACTCGGTGAGCTTCGACTCGCGCACCAACGGCTCCTTCTACGAGGTCGACGCGATCTCGGGTTGGTGGAACACCGGCGAGCCGACGGAGAGCGACGGCAGCCTCAACCGCGGCTACAAGGTCCGCCCGAAGGGTGGGTATTTCCCGGTCGCTCCAGTCGACCACTACGTCGACCTGCGCGCGGACATGCTGTCGAACCTGATCAAATCGGGCTTCAGCCTGGAGAAGGGCCACCACGAGGTGGGCACCGGCGGTCAGGCCGAGATCAACTACAAGTTCAACACGCTGCTGCACGCGGCCGACGACATGCAGCTCTACAAGTACATCGTCAAGAACACCGCATGGCAGAACGGCAAGACGGTCACGTTCATGCCCAAGCCGCTGTTCGGTGACAACGGCTCGGGTATGCACACCCACCAGTCGTTGTGGAAGGACGGCAACCCGCTGATGTACGACGAGACGGGCTACGCCGGTCTGTCGGACACCGCCCGCCACTACATCGGCGGCCTGCTGCACCACGCGCCGTCGCTGCTGGCGTTCACCAACCCGACGGTGAATTCCTACAAGCGTCTGGTCCCCGGCTTCGAGGCACCGATCAACCTGGTCTACAGCCAGCGCAACCGGTCGGCGTGCGTGCGTATCCCGATCACCGGCAGCAACCCGAAGGCCAAGCGGTTGGAGTTCCGTTGCCCCGACTCGTCGGGCAACCCGTACCTGGCGTTCTCGGCCATGCTGATGGCCGGGTTGGACGGCATCAAGAACAAGATCGAGCCGCAGTCGCCGGTCGACAAGGACCTCTACGAGCTGCCGCCGGAGGAGGCCGCGAACATCCCGCAGGCTCCCACACAGCTGTCCGCGGTGATCGACCGGTTGGAGGCAGACCACGAATACCTCACCGAGGGAGGCGTTTTCACACCCGACTTGATCGAGACGTGGATCAGCTGGAAGCGCGAGTTCGAGATCCTGCCGGTGCAGGTGCGCCCCCACCCGTACGAGTTCGCCCTGTACTACGACGTGTGA